The Chloroherpetonaceae bacterium genome window below encodes:
- the carB gene encoding carbamoyl-phosphate synthase large subunit, whose product MPKRKDIKKILVIGAGPIVIGQACEFDYSGTQACRALKDEGYTVILVNSNPATIMTDLEVADKTYIEPITPEYVEKIIKLEKPDALLPTMGGQTALNVAVNLAESGVLERNGVELIGAKLKAIRKAENRERFAEAMKKLGLEVARGFFIRSEDEAKDAFDKLGLPIVVRPSFTLGGTGGGIAETEEEYFDIIRRGLSASAIGEVLVEESIVGWKEFELEVIRDLADNVIIVCSIENFDPMGVHTGDSITVAPAQTLTDRQYQALRDAAIRIIREIGVETGGSNIQFAINPENGRMIVIEMNPRVSRSSALASKATGFPIAKVAAKLAVGFTLDEIKNDITKTTPASFEPTIDYCVVKVPRWDFEKFKNVDDVLGVQMKSVGEAMAFGRNFREAIQKALRSLEIGRAGFGADGKDRINIFGLTEAQKAEEKQSLLQKIKKPTSDRIFFIRLALLSGASIEEIYSTTKIDRWFLHNLKQITDMELELRALAVS is encoded by the coding sequence ATGCCCAAGCGTAAAGACATCAAAAAAATACTTGTTATCGGTGCTGGTCCAATCGTAATTGGTCAGGCCTGTGAATTCGATTATTCAGGAACTCAAGCCTGCCGTGCGTTAAAAGACGAGGGTTACACTGTAATTCTTGTTAATTCGAACCCCGCTACAATCATGACAGATTTAGAGGTGGCAGATAAAACTTACATCGAGCCAATTACGCCGGAGTACGTGGAAAAAATTATTAAGCTCGAAAAGCCGGATGCGCTTTTGCCAACAATGGGTGGGCAAACTGCTCTAAATGTTGCAGTAAACTTAGCTGAATCAGGCGTCTTGGAAAGAAACGGTGTTGAACTGATAGGGGCTAAACTAAAGGCAATTAGAAAAGCAGAGAATCGAGAACGCTTTGCCGAGGCAATGAAAAAGCTCGGGCTCGAAGTGGCACGAGGGTTTTTTATACGCTCTGAAGATGAAGCAAAAGATGCATTTGATAAACTAGGACTCCCAATTGTCGTTAGACCTTCATTTACACTTGGAGGCACCGGCGGCGGCATCGCTGAAACCGAAGAAGAGTATTTTGATATCATTCGTCGAGGTCTTTCTGCAAGCGCCATTGGTGAAGTCTTGGTCGAAGAATCAATTGTCGGATGGAAAGAATTTGAACTTGAAGTTATTCGAGATTTAGCCGATAATGTCATTATTGTTTGCTCCATCGAAAATTTCGATCCGATGGGCGTTCATACCGGAGATTCCATTACCGTTGCGCCTGCTCAAACCCTTACAGATAGGCAATATCAAGCTCTTCGCGATGCCGCCATTCGTATCATTCGAGAAATCGGCGTCGAAACAGGTGGCTCAAATATTCAATTTGCGATCAATCCAGAGAATGGAAGAATGATCGTAATTGAAATGAACCCGCGTGTTTCAAGAAGTTCCGCTTTGGCCTCGAAAGCAACGGGTTTCCCGATTGCGAAAGTCGCTGCAAAACTTGCTGTAGGTTTTACACTTGATGAAATTAAAAACGATATCACAAAAACTACCCCCGCAAGTTTTGAACCCACAATCGATTACTGTGTCGTGAAAGTGCCACGATGGGATTTTGAAAAATTTAAGAATGTAGATGATGTTCTCGGAGTTCAAATGAAATCAGTTGGCGAAGCAATGGCCTTTGGAAGAAATTTTCGAGAGGCCATTCAAAAGGCGCTTAGGTCACTCGAAATTGGCCGTGCAGGATTTGGTGCTGACGGAAAAGATCGAATTAATATTTTTGGACTTACTGAGGCCCAAAAAGCAGAAGAAAAACAATCATTGTTGCAAAAAATTAAAAAACCAACTTCCGATAGAATCTTCTTCATTCGTTTAGCCCTTCTTTCAGGAGCCTCGATTGAAGAAATTTATTCTACAACAAAAATTGACCGTTGGTTTCTTCACAACTTGAAACAAATTACAGATATGGAACTTGAATTGCGTGCTTTAGCGGTTTCCTAA
- a CDS encoding sigma-70 family RNA polymerase sigma factor, whose translation MAKKSSSQKPTLKVTSKKSPAPKRNQLRTSEREYQAHSKENLEKEGFQQLPISTIQKIEVTKSEPIERDADFPADINPSNIIFQNNGNAETSTLVEQVETEELEETIELPKEVIEIQKEAEKEKPSSREEDYALIDLTRGEDDFKRNQSYKRLLNKYRSPIYNLILKIVHDPNEVEDLVQETFSKAFNSLANFNKEFAFSTWLYRIATNSSIDFLRKRRLKTFSIDNPIKTKDDEYTMEIPDSSSEPGRNVIQGQRDALVREAIKQLPEKYRKVIEMRHLSERTYEEIAEDQNLPLGTVKAHIFRAREMLYKSLRDKLRNY comes from the coding sequence ATGGCAAAAAAATCATCTTCACAAAAGCCAACTTTGAAAGTGACGAGCAAAAAATCACCTGCCCCAAAAAGGAATCAACTGAGAACCTCAGAGCGCGAGTATCAGGCTCACTCAAAAGAGAATTTGGAGAAAGAAGGGTTTCAACAGTTGCCTATTTCAACGATTCAAAAGATTGAAGTAACAAAAAGTGAACCAATTGAAAGAGATGCCGACTTTCCCGCTGATATCAATCCCTCTAATATCATTTTCCAAAATAATGGAAATGCTGAAACATCAACTTTAGTTGAGCAAGTAGAAACAGAGGAGCTTGAAGAGACAATTGAACTTCCAAAAGAAGTGATTGAAATTCAAAAAGAAGCTGAAAAAGAAAAACCGAGTTCAAGAGAGGAAGATTATGCGCTTATCGACCTTACTCGAGGCGAAGATGACTTTAAGCGGAATCAGTCATACAAAAGACTTTTAAATAAATACCGTAGTCCCATTTATAACCTCATTCTAAAAATTGTTCACGACCCCAATGAAGTTGAAGATTTGGTTCAAGAAACTTTTTCAAAAGCATTTAATTCTCTTGCAAATTTTAACAAAGAATTTGCTTTCTCAACTTGGCTATATCGAATCGCAACCAATAGCAGTATCGATTTTTTACGAAAAAGAAGGTTAAAAACATTTTCAATTGATAATCCTATCAAAACGAAAGATGATGAATACACAATGGAAATTCCGGATTCATCCTCAGAGCCCGGAAGAAATGTGATTCAAGGACAGCGAGACGCACTAGTTCGAGAAGCCATAAAGCAATTGCCTGAAAAATATAGAAAGGTGATTGAGATGAGGCATCTCTCTGAGCGTACTTATGAAGAAATCGCGGAAGACCAAAACCTTCCACTGGGCACAGTAAAGGCGCATATTTTTAGAGCACGCGAAATGCTTTACAAGTCTCTTCGAGATAAACTTCGAAACTATTAA
- a CDS encoding alcohol dehydrogenase catalytic domain-containing protein — translation MPKAILYPKLSRIILEELELVPLGKNHIRVRTIATSAAPGVERLLLTGKSITRKEFRFPVVTGSELIGEIIECGEDVNEFQNGDYVFLWKTEGYKNSKFPVITPIFGCQCAEVIASTQNVVKLLRTPKPEDILIGLLAFAISASEIIPHTAEQEILILGLGSVGLMMTDYLNHLNLKKIDAAEKFINRGSLSKARQIALDLTDFPESYFGKYDLIIEASGRLLLVEESMKYLKTRGKVLLLGNYDIMKLDYRLMQEKEPSLILTHIPSKHHYELASTLIGEGIISVERFMTSVLSAYDPENSLEIALNRHTEIKTLITW, via the coding sequence ATGCCAAAAGCAATTTTATACCCCAAGCTCAGCCGAATTATTTTAGAAGAATTGGAATTAGTCCCACTCGGTAAGAATCATATCAGGGTTCGGACAATTGCAACCTCTGCCGCACCGGGGGTTGAAAGACTTCTCCTTACAGGCAAATCAATTACGAGAAAAGAATTTCGATTTCCGGTTGTTACCGGTTCGGAACTTATTGGAGAAATTATTGAATGTGGTGAAGATGTTAATGAATTTCAGAATGGAGACTATGTTTTTCTCTGGAAAACAGAAGGTTATAAAAATTCAAAGTTTCCGGTCATTACACCGATTTTTGGTTGTCAATGCGCCGAGGTGATTGCATCAACTCAAAATGTGGTGAAGTTGCTGCGAACACCAAAGCCGGAAGATATTCTTATCGGCTTATTGGCCTTCGCAATTTCAGCCTCGGAAATTATTCCTCATACTGCAGAACAAGAAATATTGATACTCGGGTTGGGCTCTGTGGGGCTTATGATGACGGATTATCTAAATCACTTAAACTTAAAAAAAATTGATGCTGCAGAGAAGTTTATCAATCGTGGCAGTCTCTCCAAAGCTCGTCAAATTGCATTAGACTTAACAGATTTCCCAGAATCCTATTTTGGGAAGTACGATTTAATTATCGAAGCCTCCGGCCGTTTGTTATTGGTTGAAGAATCAATGAAATATTTGAAAACCCGCGGCAAGGTTTTGCTTCTTGGTAATTATGACATCATGAAGCTTGACTATCGCTTAATGCAAGAAAAAGAACCAAGTCTTATCTTAACTCACATCCCTTCAAAACATCACTATGAGTTGGCTTCAACTTTGATCGGAGAAGGGATTATCTCTGTAGAACGATTCATGACCTCCGTTCTTTCGGCATACGACCCCGAAAATTCACTTGAAATCGCGTTGAATCGGCATACTGAAATTAAAACCCTCATAACTTGGTAG
- a CDS encoding tetratricopeptide repeat protein, with protein MASRILFENLQALNSTSLCRSSLLIILLFLFSCGSTKEVSEVKNIQTEADETFTERNREKALQLFVSGALFDAKEQYSQAVLEYQDALRFAPDEPAIYFALAKSYRALSKFEQAQAHINKAIQFDPSQKWYYELAGQIAFEHQEFARAAEFFESFSKKDPSNSNALYMLAAAYTADEKYEMALEVYDQYILTFGLELDVLYKKLLLQVQIKRLPEAIITVQEMRMMDPDNEELLYTQGDLLTKLSRFDEAITIFKELLAKNPKDVRAMVSLSETFIQRKDWKNFEELVQTMFSNRELNQEDKLNIGQLYLERAAKDSTMLKPAEIVITRLQKDFPKEWKPFWFLGVVFMENHKYDKAIDQFKQLIVLNPLWQPGWENLGIAYLSNNDAQNAIKTFQSALKKLTSSGSRLRALLGLSYSQASQDDETVQTIEEVVNRPVDLDEPMLFQCYTVLGMTYDKLRRYPESEKYYEEALKLRPEDALVLNNLAYSLSERDQQLERALEMAKIAVEKDSTNGAYLDTYGWVYYKLGRYKEALVWIDKAVKAGRESAAVLEHLGDVYYKLGDKVKALENWKKAFSLNQSNKALENKLNALKMSP; from the coding sequence ATGGCTTCACGAATTTTATTCGAAAACCTGCAAGCATTGAATTCAACTTCACTTTGCCGCAGTTCGCTTTTAATCATTCTATTGTTTCTGTTTTCATGTGGAAGCACAAAGGAAGTTTCAGAAGTAAAAAACATTCAAACCGAAGCTGATGAAACGTTCACCGAGCGTAATCGGGAAAAGGCTTTGCAACTCTTCGTTTCAGGGGCACTCTTTGACGCCAAAGAACAGTACTCTCAAGCGGTTTTAGAATATCAAGACGCGCTTCGCTTTGCTCCTGATGAACCTGCAATCTATTTCGCACTCGCAAAATCATATCGCGCACTCAGCAAATTTGAACAAGCACAAGCGCATATCAATAAAGCCATTCAATTTGATCCTTCTCAAAAATGGTATTATGAATTAGCGGGTCAAATTGCATTCGAACATCAAGAATTTGCACGCGCAGCCGAATTTTTTGAATCCTTCTCCAAAAAAGATCCCTCAAATAGCAATGCCCTTTATATGCTTGCCGCTGCTTACACAGCCGATGAAAAGTATGAAATGGCACTCGAAGTTTATGATCAGTACATTCTTACTTTCGGCTTGGAGCTCGATGTGCTTTACAAAAAGCTTTTGCTCCAAGTTCAAATTAAAAGACTTCCTGAAGCGATTATTACCGTTCAGGAAATGAGAATGATGGATCCTGATAATGAAGAATTGCTTTATACACAAGGCGATTTACTCACCAAATTATCTCGGTTTGATGAAGCAATTACAATTTTCAAAGAGTTGCTCGCCAAAAACCCGAAAGATGTTCGTGCAATGGTATCGCTTTCTGAAACCTTTATTCAAAGAAAAGATTGGAAAAATTTTGAAGAGCTTGTCCAAACGATGTTTTCTAATCGCGAGTTAAATCAAGAAGATAAACTCAATATTGGTCAGCTTTATCTTGAACGTGCTGCTAAAGACAGTACAATGTTGAAACCGGCTGAAATTGTGATTACTCGCCTTCAAAAAGATTTTCCTAAAGAATGGAAACCGTTTTGGTTTTTGGGAGTTGTGTTTATGGAAAATCATAAATACGATAAGGCCATTGATCAATTCAAACAATTAATCGTGCTAAACCCGTTGTGGCAGCCGGGTTGGGAAAATTTAGGAATTGCGTATCTGAGTAATAATGATGCTCAAAATGCCATAAAAACATTTCAATCCGCACTTAAGAAATTAACTTCTTCCGGTTCAAGACTGCGTGCGCTCTTAGGGCTTTCATACAGTCAAGCAAGTCAAGACGATGAAACGGTTCAAACCATCGAAGAAGTCGTCAATCGTCCTGTCGATCTTGATGAACCAATGCTCTTTCAATGTTATACAGTTTTGGGCATGACTTATGATAAACTTCGACGCTATCCTGAAAGCGAAAAGTACTATGAAGAAGCCCTTAAGCTTCGCCCCGAAGATGCCTTGGTGCTCAATAATCTCGCGTATTCACTTTCGGAACGCGATCAGCAGCTGGAGCGAGCATTAGAAATGGCAAAGATCGCTGTTGAAAAAGACAGCACCAATGGCGCCTATCTTGATACCTATGGATGGGTTTACTATAAATTGGGTCGATATAAGGAAGCGTTAGTTTGGATAGATAAAGCCGTTAAGGCTGGTAGAGAAAGTGCTGCGGTTCTCGAGCATTTGGGAGATGTCTATTATAAATTGGGTGATAAAGTAAAAGCATTGGAAAATTGGAAAAAGGCATTTTCCTTGAACCAAAGCAATAAAGCGCTGGAAAACAAGTTAAACGCGCTTAAAATGTCGCCTTAA